The Geotrypetes seraphini chromosome 2, aGeoSer1.1, whole genome shotgun sequence genome contains the following window.
ctcTGAACAATGCTTCAAAtgtagcagtttcttacttgattcaagTTTTCaagctttatttaaaatttgataaatcgcttaatcatacttctaagcgatgaacatagcTAAAAGTTTTACAACATTCAGGGGATACAATATGTCAAACGTACAAAAGACATATAGGACTTACTGTGCCAATGGAAAGAAGGGTAAGATTCACACGAGGACTCTTAACATCCTGTCTCTCGGAATGTTAGACTCGTGCTGAGCCGCATCTGTACATGAGTacccttgagacatgtcacaacatgcacagacttgtttcaacacgcttgctactttctttcatactcagataAATTGAACGCCCCATAAAATATCCAAAGTGTAGCCAACTGTATTAATTGGAAAAGCAATTAACTGTACTAGATCTAAGACCATTAATGCTGGCAAAATTTGTCACAGTTGTGTGGCATCGTCTTCAACGTGCAAACTGAAAATATTTACCTTTACTTTGTAAAAACTATAACTAAAAACTCCAATCACTATGAGAGCAGATTATGAAGCTACTGAGATTGTCTAGTCAGGAGCCAGCCATCTGCTTATTTAGTTAGCACTTCCAGTGACTTCCTCTGCTATAAATTTAATTTAGCAAAACAGTTAAAATCATTGAGTAATaggaaaaaaatataattaacttaggggcccttttactaagctgtgttaatgTGTGCCTAACATAGCTTAAAATAATATACTGTGGGACATGCTCAGGCATCATAAGGTAGCTACCAAATGTGCATGTGCTAAATGTGTGCTAAAAATATTGTTTTGAAGGTGGGCCTGTCAGGGGGCAgagagttaacataagaacataagaaatgtcttcaccggatcagaccttaggtccatcttgtccggcgacccgcacacgcggaggctaagctaggtgtttcctaatggacaccttgttcacccgtatccctcaatgtgatttgcaagaaggtttgcatccaacttgcccttgaatcccagaatggtggtctctgtcacaacctcctccggtagaacattccaagcgtccaccactcactgtgtgaagcagaacttcctgacattagtcctgagtctgccacccctcagtttcagtccatgacctcttgttcgagtcacttttgacaatgtgaataacgaggtttcttgctctattttgtcgaaaccttttagtattccAATCTTTTCCTAACAGCGCATCTACATTACTGTGTGCTAAAGCACAACAGTACTGCATGAGTCCTTAttacctacaaaatgggtggcggtGTTTACttagtaatttttaaaaatggccacACACAAatgacattagcacatggccattaatacaaaaaaactggaaaatcagccattttagggctacagtaaaaatggccttaatgcGTAGGAACcatttttttactgcagcttataaaaggactccttagtcaCTTGAAAATCACACAGTTGCTGATCAAGACAAGATAACTAGACGATCTATCAGTCATTCTCTTGCTCTCCATTATATTTTAATAGTATGTTTAAACAACAGAACCATATTATAAAAATTGTCACCTGTAGCTTTTCCTGTTTGCATGTGAAGTGTAATTCTATGATCTAGGTACCTGCATTTATGCACCTCTTGAATGTAAAAATgtctagaatactagcacttaagcTTACTTAATGGTTCTTAATAGTACTTAGTGGTATACCTAATAGTAATGGTACTTAATAGTACTTAATGGTATACCTAATTTACAAATGTGAAAATGCAAAGGATTGGAATGTGGGCAGGGTTCTCAGTCACATCTGTAAATTGAGAATATTGCATTTAGATACCCCCACTTGAGACTATGGCTGGCGTAACTGTGAGTGTGTAAATTTTAGGCATGTCTGTACCGGGTTGTACATgcccccctccatattcacgggggtAGGTTCACAACCCCCTcgcaaataagaaaaaaaaaatcacaaataatttttattttaaatattctttCATATTCACTTTTACATCACCAATACTTGGAGACAAATAGAAATTCttgaaataaaatataataaagctGAAAATACGTTAAGAAATATTTAACACCTTTCGCCCACAACATTTAGGTAATTGTGATCAAAAATTAGGAAAAAGTACATATCAATAAGTAATAAAGGAATACAAAAGCATTGAAAGGGCGCTCCGAGATCCTGCCCCCAGCCAGTGTACAACGAATGTATGGAATTTACACTGTGACATTAATTTCTTCTCTAGCACTTAAAAATTCCTCAAGCTGCATAGGGTCACAGAATTGAAATTGTTTGCCTTCATAAACAATATAACAATTACAAGGAAATCCTAACACAAAGTTAGCAGATAAAGCCTGAACCCTAGCCCAAAGGGCTAAGAAGGCTTTTCACCTTATTTTAGATCCTAGAAACTGGGAATCCAAATGTCTAAAGGAAAGCTTCAAAACATTGTTATGGTCCAGTTCAAACGCAAAGGTAACCTGCAATGTATTCCCAAGTGTAATCACTTCCAGAGAGAATTCCAAAAGGGCAGTAAGTCCCAGGGGTTCTTCCTTTTCAGCTGTTGCCTTCAGGTTAACAGATCTTTTCCAACCCTGAATGTATTGAGCACGTGTAATAGGAGGAAGTGCCTCTGACGGCATCCTCAAAACTTCCATCAgaaatttcttaaacatatcCACAGCTGGCACCAGTGGagacttaggaaaatttaaaaattgtaagGTAAATTGTCTCGATTGATTTTCAAGGTACTCTAAGCATTTTGCAATATAATTTATATCTTTTACTACAGAGGATTCACATATCTCCACTGCCTAGAGCCTAGCCCTTAAAGAATCCATTTCTTGTCCATGTTGATTAGCAGCCTGTGCTTGAACCAAGACTGCTTCAGAAATATTCTTTAAATCTACAGTATTTTGTCTAACTTATTTTAGGAGAGAAGACTATGCAATTAAAGGCATCCCACAGTGATTAAagtgtcacaatggctggtctTAACTTTTCCTGTTCCTCTGAAACCAGTCACCCGGTTCTTAGCTTTCATTAGATTACTCACTGTTTCCTGACCCAAGGTTTTGGTAGCAGGTTACATCAGTTGTTCTTCTCCCTTTGGAGCGAACTCCAAATCCTCAGAAGGCAGCCCTCCTTGCTCACAGGGGATATCATCCTGCTCGGGTTCTCCTGCCAAATGCTGAACTTCTAATGAATTTTCACCCGGGCACAGCGGAGCCGTTCATTCTACAGGGCTTAAAGACACCCTGTTCAAACTACTGCCTGATGCAAAAACTCTAGGCGTGACTGAGGGAGAAGAGGTCACCGGTCCCACTGGAGCTCAGAAGAAATCAAGAGTTGGCTGTCTCATTCCCGCACACTTTTCCTCTCCTTTATCCCATCAAAAAATGAAAGAGAAGTAAAATATGGCAGACAAAACTCTTCAATACGCTGAGCCCTGCTCGTGCAGCCTTTCAATGTGACTCTACAGTACGACTGTTCAGCATGTCCTTCCACTATAGCGTCATTTTGGATCTCACAAGTAATTTTTAGGGATGACTATGAACCACCCAcacctcctggacctctccacaccttacttttcaatcctggtggtctagtggtgaagcagggcaggagtgatcttcctatgcttctgccccgtgcagagccatgatcaaaaatggctgcttgTCGCGAGTGCTGAACTTGCAAATATGGAGGGGAGAGTGTGCTAGTATTGTATAACAGTGCCAAGGGGCTGCAAAAGAAATAGATTTCTACATGTGTCCTTGGGGCGCCTTATGGAAGTGCTCAGTTGTTCAATTTTGCTGCTTTAATCCCCTATGAATATATGTTAGAAAACAGACTTTTTAAGTTCACTTATTCAAATGCATAACTTCAGCTTCTATACATCAGTTCCATAGTAAGTGCTTCTAGTTTCTTTTCAAAGGTCTCTTTCTAGCTTCTTTCTACTCGGTAAAACACCCCAAATCTTGATCAAATAGTTTCTATGAGACTTGGTAATCTTTCCAGTACATCACTGTATCAGTCTTTTTCCTGATGACAAAATCTGGAACATGGTATATGGAGTACAAAAGATGAGGAGTGGTCAAGGGTTTGGCTGCTAAGTTTTAATGCAATAGTGTAGAGTCATTGAATTTGGGGTGCAAAGGTCCAAAAAGGCACCAGATGAGGAGGGGCTTAGGTACATATATGAACCAAATGGGGAAGAGCTTTCAGGGTGATTGATTTTTTCAGGTTGCAAAACGATGCAACAAAATAGAGGTTTACAGCCAGATGATTGCTAGTGTACATAGGAAGAGCTATCAGTAGAAAAATAAGCATATGATATTGTCTTTGTTCATATCATTGGTGATATTTCATTTAGAATACTGCTATCAATTCTGGAAGTCATTCCTCCAAAGTTGTATGAAGTAGGGTATAAATACAGTAGATCAagaaaacataagaaaagccatattagatcagaccaatggtctgtctagcccagtatccttcttccaacagtggccaatccaggtaataaatacctggcagaaacccaaataatatcaatattctatgctaccagtcccagggcaagtagtggcttcctccatgtctgtcttaatagcagactatggacttttccattaGGGAATAGGGACTTGTCCACATCTTTTAAAATCCTTTTTAGGGacttgttcaaatctttttaaatCCTTAATAGCAATACTGcagaagaaagagaaaatggtCAGATGTAATGGATCTTCATCTGCAGTCATATTCTTTGTTGCTGCTTTTCAGTATTGGTGAAATCTCAGCACCATCTAGTCCCCTGTTTACCACCAGGAGTTGCACATGTCATTTCCTGAATATTGTATATATTGTCTGTTTAACATTTAAACCTTAACATATAATTGTTTGTCTGTTTTAGTGCTGAAAATGATACAGAACCAGATGCTGGAACTagttcatatcaagcagccatggATCAAAAAACTGCTGCTGTTACAGTGGAACTGGAACAATATGAGGATGTTAAACCTACCCTGCCATTGGCCATTGCTGAACACCCTACAGACGTTTTAGAGGACAGAGAGGATCAAGAATCTATCCACACTTTGCAGAGGTCTTCACTTTCTTCACTTGACATGAGAATGACATTGTCTCCGTCTCCTATCCCAATAAGAGATGGATTTTGTATTCACCAGACAGGAGAACACTTACGACAGATGTGTGGGGGTGTTCCACAGACTTTGCAAATGTTGAAAGAAGAACATCAGATGATgataaaaaatcaaagaaaaattggACTTTATATTCAAGAAAAGAGGGATGGTTTGAAAAGGAGACAACAGCTGGAAGAGGAACTGctgaaagcaaaaataaaagtGGAAAGGTTGAAGGCAATGAAGCTACGGCGTGATTTGCCAGGATACAGTAGCCTCTAAAGATGCTTCACGGAATATGTTCTGTTTAAGTAGGCCTCAACTTGGCTAGTCCCATTGGCTCTTTCAGGGTTTGTGTGAATATGAAACCATATGCACCTGTTGCTCCTAAATTTACCAGGCTTCAAAAGCCATCTTAAATCTGATCCTAAGTGCTATAAATTCTGTTGCCATCCAAAATATTTTGCTtaagacatttttctttttaatacaaattgcgCAAACTGAAAGGTTATGATAGATTGGCTTAATTCAAGTTTCATAGTTTACATTTTGTTTCCCTTACACCTAACCTGAGTAAAATGGAAACAGATGATCTGATTGCACAAGGGAAAATCCCTCAGGGCTTTTCATTTGCCTATTTAGAACTAGAACTCAGCTATTCCAAAATATAATGTTCTGTGCATTCATAATTTTTTGTAGTAATTCTTTATAAGATGATTTCACACATCTAAAAAATAAACAGGCTAAGATGCATTTTAAAAACCTTGTTTTGAATTCACATATAGTTTGGTGGTGATTATTTTAAGGAGACTTTGTGAAGATTTAGCCTTAAATGAACAGAAGGAATTGAATGCTTGCAGTTGTCAGTTATGTTACATGTACATTCTAATGCATATGTCCGTGTACTGATTTGGAGTTAGTAGACATTTCTAATGATACTAGCCTTGTGGTTTTAATCTTCTTAACAAGTATAGTAATGCTCATATATATCCTGCCCTGGAGTATATTTTGCTGTTCTAAAATGGAATGGAAGAGATGAATTTAAATGAGTTGTTCATGTTGGCTAGGAATGTTTTCAGAGCATGGCCTAATAGATTATAAGTAAAAAGTGCTTTTTTTTAACCCAACTCCTTtcctttcatttcttttcttgattATTCTTTGACAGACCTGCAGCATCTCCCTATGTACTTTTATAAACCCACAAAGGAACAGGTGAAACTGTATAATATAAAATGTgcataccatttttttttttttttaatcttagttGAAATATATATAGTTTAATGTGTGTAGTTCAGTAGTAATACatgagtagtataatgggtacacctcatgtcaaaatgattgacagctgtcaaagataaggatcgaccaatcagtgtTCACTTCCAGGTTAAGCCCCGTCCACTCTCCGCAAAACCCCGCTGACTCTCACCCAAACCCTGCCCACACCACACCTACTTTTCCCTTAGCCCCGCCCAGGCCCCACCCACAccacatccctcccacccatgccCCATTCACTCTCTGCCCAAGCCCCGCCcttcccataggaatgaatggtggtagccccgcccatgccccacccccatagGAATGCATGTTGGCAGCCCTGCCCATTCCCCCGTCCCCATGCCACGTcaccggaaatgcactttctgatgatgTCACCGGAAATGGAGGCGTGTTTGACCccagaaatacgctttctgatgacatcaccggaaatgggagtgcctgccctaccggaagtgcacattctgatgacataggcaGAAATAGAGTAAATGAAGCGCTGGAAATGTGCTTTTCTGATGAGATggaaatgcattttctgatgatgttaGAGGAAATAGATTTAATCGAAGCCCcaggaaatgatgtggccagaaaaaagAGTGTCtgtattttaacagtttttagttaaaagactgGTTTTAAGATCTCATAGTTAGAGCAATGCACAGGCAGATCACAAAAGAAAAGACATTTTACAAATTCtttcctgtttttttaaaaacagacgCCAGGTTTTAAGAGCAGTGCAGAAACAGCTTAGAAAaggctgtattttttttctttcctagtTTTTAACAAACACTTATCAGTAGGAATTCTGTGTTAATGGTTGTGGGGATGGGCAACACCCAGGTTGTCATAGTGATGGCTGATAAGTCCCTTGCAGCCCCTAATAAAACCAAGGGGAGAgggtggaggtgtgtttaaagTGAACATGTCCCAGccccctggtgttgtcatagTGACTATGCCCTGGCTCTTTTAACAAACAGAATTTAAAAAGTTCTTATCTGttagcaacagaaataaaggttctCAAACCGTCAAATAAATGACTGCTACAAAAGAGTGTCTTTATTTTTAACagttttttagttaaaagacaggttttAAGAGCTCATGGTTACAGCACTGTACAACCAACTCAGAAGAGAAAAAAGACATACAGCTGCTTTTTCTCTTTCCGAGTTTTTAACAGACAGTACCAAACCTGAGTTAATGGCTATGGGGATGGGCAACACCCAGGTTGTCATAGTGACGGCTGATAATCCCTTGCCGcccctgataaaaccaaggggagggggggaggtgtgtttaaacctgtCTGAACATGGCCCAGCCCCCTGGTGTTGTCACTGTGATGAATGCCTTAGATCTTTGACAATCTGAAAAAAACTGTTCCTATTGtcctctgttaaaaaggcagagttttaagaccttttttttttttttttttaaatttagagctAGGTTAACAGAGCAGAATGGAACAGGGTACATATAGATGaaggaatctttattgaagcatatTTATTATCCAAATGCAGCAAGCAGCTATGAAGGCATTAACCCTCTTCTTCAAGAGGCTAAAAAGAGCGATATTACAGTCCAAAGTCAAAACGCATACATTTTACACAGAcctgctagaatccattttaaaagaaataaaacaatggtgTGAGAAATTGACAGCCAGTGGCAAAGTGATTTAGTCGACATGTCGGCCTTTGCtcgttataacaacggttacaaatacatcttaacggtaatagatatcctgtcaaaatatgcatgggccgtgagtttaaaaacaaaaaaaaaactggtctgaagttaccaaagcctttgaaacaatatttaatttagggcctacacctgaaaaacttcaaaacaGACAAGTGTAAAGAAATTTTAATTAAGTCTCTGAagattttattaaaacaaaaagatgtTCGCCATATTATGACCCATAATGATATTAAAGCAGCTCTgtggtggaaagatttaacaggactttaaaatccaaaatgtggcactaTTTGACATCTCACAATCCCTTTACTTATCAAGACATGCTGCAGGTTATAGTGCAtagctataattatagttttcacagaacgatacaggcgaggcctgtagatgtgacaccctcaaactctGCAGATTTGGAAAACAATCTACAGCAGTAACATCAAGGATCTCTTAAACAAAGGAGACCATGTGAGGCTAtcaaaagttaaaggaaaattTGAGAAAGGTTACGAGCAAACATGGACGGATGAGCTATTTatataaaagatgttttaaacaggggtcagagaacaacatacaagatacaggattacAATAGCGATGCTTTACAAGGTTatttttatcctgaagaattactaaaagtcaagcCGCTACA
Protein-coding sequences here:
- the FSBP gene encoding fibrinogen silencer-binding protein, with product MVGKARSSNFTVSEKLDLLKLVKPYVNVLEQHTNKHSVIVEKNKCWDIIADKYNAIGADRPPRTAQGLRTLYKRLKEYAKQEFLQFKSTQLDYHSTVSEPTKKVLEMIPQITTMCFLRDGNSLPSAENDTEPDAGTSSYQAAMDQKTAAVTVELEQYEDVKPTLPLAIAEHPTDVLEDREDQESIHTLQRSSLSSLDMRMTLSPSPIPIRDGFCIHQTGEHLRQMCGGVPQTLQMLKEEHQMMIKNQRKIGLYIQEKRDGLKRRQQLEEELLKAKIKVERLKAMKLRRDLPGYSSL